The following nucleotide sequence is from Alkalihalobacillus sp. LMS39.
TTGAAGCTAGCTTTTCCTTCTGTAGAAAGAATGTTCTCAAATAATTCATATTATACATTGCCCACTATAATTGATCCTGCTTTTGCTGAGAGGACAAACGTGTATGAAAAGCTAAAGAAATTCGGAATAGGTGAGACTGGTTGGTTTCAATCGAATGATATGTTTGAACTTCGCATAAGGCATTTTCAAGATGTTTTCCATTGGAATGCAACAAATACATTGGACTGTAAACTGTCATTACAACATGGAGTGTGGAAAAGGGATCCAACAAATGACAAACGTGTGATTCAATTTTGCTTGTCCGTACCAGAAGAACAATATGTTCAAGACGGTATTGATAGAGCATTAATACGGAGAGCGACCGAGCATTACTTACCTAATCGAATTCGTTTAAACCAAAAAAATCGTGGCGTACAAGGGACTGACTGGCTTCATCGAATGAAACCACATTGGGAAAAATTTTTAGTAGAGGTAGATGAGTTGAAAGAGAATGAAGAGTTATTTAAGTACGTCAATGCTAAAGTAATAGAGCAAGCACGCGAGAATATCGCTACTAGAGAATTCGATTCTAATGACGCTGTGAATACACATATAAAATTATTAATGAGAACGATTATATTATCTCGTTTTATTAAAACTTTTTCTTGAAAGGAGGTGATGTTATGAAAAAAGAATGGCAAACACCATCACTTGAAGTGTTAGAAGTACAAATGACGATGGCTAATCCAAATAATGGGGATCATCTTGACCAAACTTATCCAGATGGAACACCGAGAGAAGATTTGACATGGAGTTAAAGAGTAATTTTTTTTCATTAATAAAATATAAGCCTCTTACGGAGGCTTTCTTTTTTAAAAAATATGAAAGCATTAAAATTTGGTCTAGCAGTAAAGCTTTGAAAGCTTATTCTATTCCCGCATTTTTCTTATTTGATTATACCTGTTGACAAGTTCAAAAATTATGTTATTTTATTAATATATAATTCTTTATTAAGAACAACATTGATTTAATTTTACATTTCCCTATTTTTTTATCTGTTAGTTCAATATAAAGAAATCAGATATTATAAAAATACTCTAGGTAATAAAATAATTACCTCCGTTTTTTATACTTTTAACGTTCTTAAAAAAGAACAAAAGAAAGGAAGATAAAACAGACATGAGCGCCATTTCAGGGATTATATCACACCAACATTTAAGAATACCTGAATCATACGGTTCTAATGTAATGGACGTTATGTCATCTTTTCCTTTTGACAGTCTTGATACGTGGGAAGATGAAGGTGTGTTTCTCTCTTGTTTACACCAGTGGATTACACCTGAATCGAAACATGAACCTCAACCTTTTTATGATAGTGAAAGACAGCTTGTAATTTGTGCGGATGCAATTATTGATAATCGTGATGAGTTATTTGACCGATTACAAATTTCGCAGCCTATGAGAAGAACAATGCCAGATAGCCAACTTATTTTATTTGCTTATGCAAAATGGCAAGAAGATGTACCGAAACATCTTCTTGGAGATTTTGCATTTATAATTTGGGATATAAAAGAAAAAAAGTTGTTTGGTGCCAGAGATTTTTCTGGAGCACGAACCCTTTACTTCTTTAATAATAAAAACTTCTTTGCTTTTTGTACGATAATAAATCCGCTATTCACTTTACCTTTTATTAAAAAGAGCATAAATGAACAGTGGTTAGCTGAGTTTTTAGCTATACCAACGATGGTAGAAGCGGTAGATATGAATGTGACACCGTATCAATCGATTTATCAAATTCCCCCTTCTCATTGCTTGTCAGTGAAGGATGGAAGAGTAACTGTTACTAGATATTTCACCTTCCCAGAAACTGAAAGACTAACTTTTAAGAATAATGAAGAGTATGAAGAAGCTTTTCGGGATGTGTTAAATCAGGCTGTAAAAAGTAGGCTAAGAACGCTAGGCCATGTTGGTTCCCATTTAAGCGGTGGACTTGATTCAGGTTCCGTTGTGTATTTTGCAGCAAATGCATTAAAGCAGGAAAATAAGAAATTGAATACGTTTAGCTCTGTTCCAATGGAAGGATTTACGGATTGGACTTCCGATGATTATATTCCAGATGAAAGATCGTGGATAAAAGAAACCGTTAATTTTGTAGGGAATATTGAAGATGAATATTTATCCTTTGAGAATAAAAATCCGCTTGAAGAAGTCGATGAGTTTCTATCTATCTTGGAAATGCCTTATAAATTCTTTGAAAATGCCTATTGGCTACATGGAATCACTTCTAGAGCCCATAAAAAGGGAGTGAAAGTGCTTTTAAATGGTGCACGAGGAAATCACTCGATATCTTGGGGATCTTGGAATTTAACATATGAGTATTATATTAATTTACTAAAAAAGCTGAAGTGGATGCGATTAAATCAACAGTTAAACGAGTTTTGTCACCAGCATCGAACTGGGAAATCAATAGTTCTACCCTATGTAGCAAAAAAAGCATTTCCTTTTCCCTTTGGAGGAGGATATAAACAGCAAACGGACCAAAACTCTTTAGCTATTATTAATGAAGAATTTTCTTTAAAAACAAAAGTTTACGATAAATTAGCTTTTTATCATATGGACCAATATGGAGTAACAGTCAAAGGCTTAAACAATTATCGAAACTGGTATTATCAACAGCTGTTTCCTTGGAATAAAAGTGGGGTAGCGGGAACGAAATTATCTTTACGCTACTCGTTATGGGACAGGGACCCAACAAATGATATAAGAGTTATACGGTTTTGTTTAGCTGTCCCAGAAGAACAATATGTAGCTAAAGGTATTGAAAGATCATTAATTCGAAGAGCGATGAATTGTCGACTACCGAAAAAAATCATAAACAATCAACATCAACGAGGGTTTCAAGGTGCGGATACGATTCAAAGAATGCAACCACATTGGAATGAATTTATACATGAATTAAAGCAAATGTCTAACGATTCTGTTTTAAAAGATATGATAGATATGGATAAACTAAAAAACTCAATATCAGTTCTTGAGAAAAAGCGAGAACCAGAGTTAATAACAAAAGACGAATTTAAAATCGCAACTCGTTGTTTCATAGTTGCTCGCTTTATACAACATCATTTTTGAAGGGAGGTGAAAAAGATGAAAAAAACATGGAACCAACCAAAGCTAGAAACGCTTCAAGTCAGTATGACATTTAATGGTCCTGGAAATGCGAATGCCGATTGTTTTGATGTTTCCGATGGAAGAACTGAAACGCATCCTGGTCGCTCCAATGCTAGTTGTTTAGATAATGGGGGAAATCCTCTTGATAGCTAAAGGAGATAATTAAGCCCTTATACTTAAAAAGTATAAGGGAAGAAATTTCAGAGAGAAGAAGTGAGGGGATTGTATGCTAGAGAAAACGAAAAAAAATTATGGCTATGAAGCTTTTGGACTTCGCATTGTAAGTGAGTTTCCTCTTCCTGAGTTACATAAAATGACAGTTTATGAACTGAGTAATATTGACCTTCATATTACACTGTCAGACTTAACAGCGGTTTGGAATGAAAATGCAAGTCCAGATGATTACTTTTTCGTAAAAGAAACGGAATGTTTATTTCATGTACCCGATGTGGCGATTTACAGTATTCAACAAGGGGAGCGAATCACTATCTCTCCAATGCCGGGCGTTTCAGAAGATCATATCAGAATTTATGTACTCGGCACATGCATGGGAATTTTGTTAATGCAACGAAAAGTTCTCCCTTTACACGGAAGTGCCATTGCCATAAACGGAAATGCATATGCGATTGTTGGTGATTCAGGAGCGGGGAAATCAACACTAGCTGCTGCATTTTTAAGTAAGGGATATAAGCTGCTAACCGATGACGTCATTGCACTTTCACTATCCGCTGAGAAAGCACCTATCGTAACACCTGCGTATCCACAGCAAAAGCTTTGGATTCAAAGCTTAGACCAATTTGGTATGGATGCGGATGCATATCGTCCGATCGTAGAACGAGAAACGAAATTTGCGATTCCTGTTTCAGCACAGTTTGAACGAAAAGCATTACCGTTAAAAGGGATTTTTGAACTTGTAAAGACAGAGACTAATAGAGTGACATTGAAGCCGATTACGAAACTAGAACGATTTCATAAGCTTTTCTATCATACTTATCGAGGCTTTATGGTCCCGCAATTACAGTTAATGGATTGGCATTTTGCGTTCTCAGCCAACATTATTAAAGCTTGTGACCTATATCAACTAGAGCGTCCAAATTCATCAACTGTTTTTACCGCACATGAACTAGTAGAAACGATTATAGAAACGATTGAAATGGGGGATTATTGTGAATCAAATTAAGGGATTATCATTATCAAATACTGTTGAACAAGGACCAGGAAATATTGTCACTGATATGGACGGGGAAAAAGTCATGTTAAGTGTAGCGAAAGGAAAGTATTATAACTTAGGATTGATGGGAGGAGAAATTTGGGAGCTCATTACAACGCCTACCTCCATTACAGATATAGTATCTCGCCTGTTAGTCGTTTATGACGTGGAACAAGAAGTTTGTGAGCAACAAGTTCTATCATTTTTAAGTCAGCTGCATAGTGAAGGGTTAATAGAAACAAACATATAGAGAAGCCTGTATTGTCAGATGGAAAAGGAGGAAGTAGGGTGCAGAAACTAAGGACATTTTTATCATTAGAAAGAAAAATAAAACTAATGATGGTAGAAGCCTACTTTCTATTAGGTTGGGCTCGGATTATAAAGCTTGTCCCATTTTCAAAGGTTGCGCCTACATTAGGTGAACATATGAATGAAACGAGCTACACACATGATAGCAAGGGGAAAGAAGTACAAATGCAAGTGGCTGATACGATTACAATAATGAGTCGTTATACGTTTTGGGAAAGTAAATGCCTAGTTCAAGCGATTGCAGCTATGAAAATGTTAAAACGCCGAAAAATTGAAAGCACCCTTTATTTAGGAACGGGTAAAGACGAGGGTGGAAATATGATCGCACACGCATGGTTACGAAGTGGACCATACGTGATTACAGGCTCTGAGGGGAAAGAGCATTTTACTGTAGTAGCGACATTTGCACAAAAATTTGTTAATCAAAAGATAGAAGGTGTGGGTGTGCAAAATGAATAACGAGGCAAAAGTGAACCTTTCAACACTACCAAAAGAAGTAAAATTATCAATTGAAATCATTAAACAATCGTCAATATCAGAAATCGAAAAACTAGCTTCTGATAAAGAAATAGATTGGAACACTTTTATTGATTACGCTTTACACCACCGCCTATATCCGTCGTTATATCGATTAGTAAAGCAATTGAAATCTACTGTTATACCTTCGTTTGTTATTGAAACACTAGGTTCCTATTATAAAAGAAATACGATTCAAATGCTTCAGTTAAGTGCTGAAATGGAGCGTGTTAGTCGATTATTTATAGAAAATCAGATTGAATTACTATTTCTTAAAGGACCTGTAATTGCACAGTATTTATACGGGGATATTTCTATGCGTACATCAGGAGATTTAGATTTTTTAATCCCCATTCAAAAATTGCCACAAGCGGAAGCACTGCTTATTGAGCAAGGGTATGAAAAAGATGATTATATTGAAACGGTACTTGAAGATTGGCGGTGGCGCCATCATCATGTCACGTATTATCACCCTATTACAGGGATTAAACTTGAAATTCATTGGAGGTTACATCCTGGTCCAGGAAAAGAACCTCATTTTTATAGATTATGGGAACGAAAACAACAAAGCACTCTTACGACTTTTCCTGTTTACTTTTTAGGTCAAGAAGATTTATTTATATTTCTTGTGTCACATGGGGCAAGGCATGGTTGGTCACGTCTGCGCTGGTTAGCGGATATTGACCGTTTTTTGAAAATGAAGGACTCTTTGGTGAAGACAAACCAGGTGTTTGAACAACAAGCCGTTCACCTTGTTGGACAGGCGATGTTATTAAGTAACAGTCTGTTTCACACAAAAATACCGACAGAATTACAATGGTTTTTAGAAAAAGAACGGGTACAAAAGCTTGCAGAAGAGGCGATGTTTTATCTTGAACGAAAGGTTAATCTTCATACCCCACCTCTTCCAAAAGATGTTTCACTTTTTCATAGTCGTCATTTGTTTTCGTTAATGTCAACGGAAAGAAAAGTACTATACGTTGCTAGCTGTTTTTTCCCCTACCCAGAAGATGCAGCCACATTACCATTACCAAAATCATTACACTTTTTATATTTCCCGCTCCGTCCGTTTCTATGGGCTTGGCGTAAAATGAAAAAGCCTAACGCGACAGGGAGGTATGCAAAATGAAATCTCTTTTTTACTTTTATAAACAAATCCAACAGTATGCGGGAAAAACATTATATTGGAATATGGCAGCGATGATTTTTGTTGGTTTACTTGATGGAATTGGGTTATTATTATTAGTCCCTTTACTTGGGATGACAGGACTCGTTCAAGTAGATTTTAGTGGAACGCCTCTTGATGAGGCTTATCGTTATTTTCAAGCATTACCAACAACAGCTGGTCTTGCTATCATATTAAGTTTGTTTATTGTTCTATCCATTAGTCATCAGTGGATTCAACGGGTTGTGAGTATTAAAAATGCAGCGATCCAACATGGGTTTCTCCGTCATCTTAGAGTACAAACGTATGAGCATCTTCTTAATGCAAATTGGCGATATTTTTTAAAGAATAGGAAATCAGACTTAATCAATATTATTACGGCAGAAATTGCGCGAGCGAGTGCTGGCACAAATGCATTTTTACAGCTTATAACCTCCTTCATTTTTACAATCATTCAAATATTGTTAGCGTTTTGGTTATCCCCATCGATTACCGTGTTTGTTTTACTATGTGGGATGTTTCTTTTGTTATTTTCACGGAAATTTTTATCGAAGTCCCTTGCGTTAGGAAACAGAACATATGAGTTAGGGAAAGATTATTTAGGTGGAATTACAGACCAAATGAACGGTATTAAAGATATAAAAAGCAATACATTAGAAGCATCGAGGATGGACTGGTATCGAGACATTACAAAACAATTGCACCAAGAACAAGTGGCGTATACGAAATTAAAAACCGCTTCTCAATTTAATTATAAAGTAGCCTCAACCTTGTTCATTGCTTTATTTATTTTTGTTTCGGTTCAGTTATTTAACAGTCAAGGAGCACAATTAATGGTCATTCTCATCATTTTTTCGAGACTGTGGCCAAGGGTAACAGGTATTCAATCCTCGCTTGAACATATTGCTACTGCAATTCCCGCTTTCGGTCATGTCATTCGACTACAACAAGAAACAAAACAAGCGGCAGAACAGAACAAAATCGAAGGGAAATCCAAGGAAAGAGTAGCACTAAC
It contains:
- a CDS encoding paeninodin family lasso peptide, coding for MKKEWQTPSLEVLEVQMTMANPNNGDHLDQTYPDGTPREDLTWS
- a CDS encoding asparagine synthase-related protein — protein: MSAISGIISHQHLRIPESYGSNVMDVMSSFPFDSLDTWEDEGVFLSCLHQWITPESKHEPQPFYDSERQLVICADAIIDNRDELFDRLQISQPMRRTMPDSQLILFAYAKWQEDVPKHLLGDFAFIIWDIKEKKLFGARDFSGARTLYFFNNKNFFAFCTIINPLFTLPFIKKSINEQWLAEFLAIPTMVEAVDMNVTPYQSIYQIPPSHCLSVKDGRVTVTRYFTFPETERLTFKNNEEYEEAFRDVLNQAVKSRLRTLGHVGSHLSGGLDSGSVVYFAANALKQENKKLNTFSSVPMEGFTDWTSDDYIPDERSWIKETVNFVGNIEDEYLSFENKNPLEEVDEFLSILEMPYKFFENAYWLHGITSRAHKKGVKVLLNGARGNHSISWGSWNLTYEYYINLLKKLKWMRLNQQLNEFCHQHRTGKSIVLPYVAKKAFPFPFGGGYKQQTDQNSLAIINEEFSLKTKVYDKLAFYHMDQYGVTVKGLNNYRNWYYQQLFPWNKSGVAGTKLSLRYSLWDRDPTNDIRVIRFCLAVPEEQYVAKGIERSLIRRAMNCRLPKKIINNQHQRGFQGADTIQRMQPHWNEFIHELKQMSNDSVLKDMIDMDKLKNSISVLEKKREPELITKDEFKIATRCFIVARFIQHHF
- a CDS encoding lasso peptide biosynthesis B2 protein, whose protein sequence is MMVEAYFLLGWARIIKLVPFSKVAPTLGEHMNETSYTHDSKGKEVQMQVADTITIMSRYTFWESKCLVQAIAAMKMLKRRKIESTLYLGTGKDEGGNMIAHAWLRSGPYVITGSEGKEHFTVVATFAQKFVNQKIEGVGVQNE
- a CDS encoding ABC transporter ATP-binding protein, translating into MKSLFYFYKQIQQYAGKTLYWNMAAMIFVGLLDGIGLLLLVPLLGMTGLVQVDFSGTPLDEAYRYFQALPTTAGLAIILSLFIVLSISHQWIQRVVSIKNAAIQHGFLRHLRVQTYEHLLNANWRYFLKNRKSDLINIITAEIARASAGTNAFLQLITSFIFTIIQILLAFWLSPSITVFVLLCGMFLLLFSRKFLSKSLALGNRTYELGKDYLGGITDQMNGIKDIKSNTLEASRMDWYRDITKQLHQEQVAYTKLKTASQFNYKVASTLFIALFIFVSVQLFNSQGAQLMVILIIFSRLWPRVTGIQSSLEHIATAIPAFGHVIRLQQETKQAAEQNKIEGKSKERVALTEGIECRHVYFRYHEESPSHALENINVIFPSMKMTAVVGRSGAGKSTLIDLLMGLNQPQMGEVLIDGQPLTKSTLPAWRNSISYVPQEPFLFNASIRENLQLVDENATEEQLWEALSFASAADFVKQLPHGLDTRIGDRGVRLSGGERQRVVLARAILRQPKVLILDEATSALDTENEVKIQEALQRLTGKMTVIVIAHRLSTIRHADQVVVLEKGQVIQRGEFEALAKEKHGRFNHLLSKQAELMS
- a CDS encoding lasso peptide biosynthesis PqqD family chaperone, translating into MVNQIKGLSLSNTVEQGPGNIVTDMDGEKVMLSVAKGKYYNLGLMGGEIWELITTPTSITDIVSRLLVVYDVEQEVCEQQVLSFLSQLHSEGLIETNI
- a CDS encoding nucleotidyltransferase family protein translates to MNNEAKVNLSTLPKEVKLSIEIIKQSSISEIEKLASDKEIDWNTFIDYALHHRLYPSLYRLVKQLKSTVIPSFVIETLGSYYKRNTIQMLQLSAEMERVSRLFIENQIELLFLKGPVIAQYLYGDISMRTSGDLDFLIPIQKLPQAEALLIEQGYEKDDYIETVLEDWRWRHHHVTYYHPITGIKLEIHWRLHPGPGKEPHFYRLWERKQQSTLTTFPVYFLGQEDLFIFLVSHGARHGWSRLRWLADIDRFLKMKDSLVKTNQVFEQQAVHLVGQAMLLSNSLFHTKIPTELQWFLEKERVQKLAEEAMFYLERKVNLHTPPLPKDVSLFHSRHLFSLMSTERKVLYVASCFFPYPEDAATLPLPKSLHFLYFPLRPFLWAWRKMKKPNATGRYAK
- a CDS encoding paeninodin family lasso peptide, which produces MKKTWNQPKLETLQVSMTFNGPGNANADCFDVSDGRTETHPGRSNASCLDNGGNPLDS
- a CDS encoding aldolase, encoding MLEKTKKNYGYEAFGLRIVSEFPLPELHKMTVYELSNIDLHITLSDLTAVWNENASPDDYFFVKETECLFHVPDVAIYSIQQGERITISPMPGVSEDHIRIYVLGTCMGILLMQRKVLPLHGSAIAINGNAYAIVGDSGAGKSTLAAAFLSKGYKLLTDDVIALSLSAEKAPIVTPAYPQQKLWIQSLDQFGMDADAYRPIVERETKFAIPVSAQFERKALPLKGIFELVKTETNRVTLKPITKLERFHKLFYHTYRGFMVPQLQLMDWHFAFSANIIKACDLYQLERPNSSTVFTAHELVETIIETIEMGDYCESN